In Salmo salar chromosome ssa15, Ssal_v3.1, whole genome shotgun sequence, one genomic interval encodes:
- the LOC106572647 gene encoding iroquois-class homeodomain protein IRX-1, with protein sequence MPASQTGNFFERNINMPAGYQIPFLGGPAGVQQQQAPYLAAMAGVPLAYSRLQGYNFIPYPHHRYIANMNNSFDLKAVSPYHQALLGRGGPFYPQYRPGATDDLIRVAKVATRESTSALKAWLNEHLKNPYPTKGEKIMLAIVTKMSLTQVSTWFANARRRLKKDNRVNWASKGKSDEEGESDDEEGEGSLQKSRLDDEDEIDPPTVDDNEHIGHRVSNSTTEPVDARLVKQSNDDNRASRLAAHAENVVKNDTERKSFPANLESKHNVECQKPKIWSLAETATSETGKKPQYSACHPGTQVGKFWAEWASRNGLYIPVYPAHHIL encoded by the exons ATGCCTGCGTCACAAACAGGCAACTTCTTTGAGAGAAATATCAACATGCCCGCTGGATATCAGATACCGTTTTTGGGAGGTCCAGCTGGGGTACAACAGCAACAAGCCCCTTATCTTGCTGCGATGGCTGGGGTACCTTTGGCATATTCCAGACTACAGGGATACAACTTCATCCCCTATCCACACCACAGATACATTGCGAACATG AACAACTCTTTCGACCTGAAAGCTGTCTCTCCATATCATCAAGCGCTTCTCGGCCGAGGAGGTCCATTCTACCCGCAATACCGACCAGGCGCAACCGATGACCTGATCAGAGTCGCCAAGGTGGCTACCCGGGAAAGCACCAGCGCGCTCAAGGCCTGGTTGAACGAGCATCTTAAGAACCCGTATCCTACGAAGGGTGAGAAAATCATGCTTGCTATTGTAACCAAGATGAGCCTCACGCAGGTTTCCACTTGGTTTGCCAACGCCAGGCGACGACTGAAGAAGGATAATAGGGTAAACTGGGCGTCCAAGGGGAAATCTGACGAGGAGGGCGAGAGCGACGACGAGGAGGGCGAGGGCTCTCTGCAGAAAAGCCGTTTGGACGACGAAGATGAGATTGATCCTCCAACCGTAGATGACAATGAGCATATTGGACATAGAGTATCCAACTCAACGACAGAGCCGGTGGATGCGCGCCTTGTGAAACAGTCAAACGACGACAATAGAGCTAGTAGGCTCGCGGCGCATGCTGAAAATGTGGTAAAGAATGACACAGAACGCAAATCATTTCCAGCTAATCTGGAAAGTAAACATAACGTTGAGTGTCAAAAACCCAAAATATGGTCTTTGGCAGAAACAGCGACATCGGAAACGGGGAAAAAGCCACAGTACAGTGCTTGTCATCCTGGCACACAAGTTGGCAAATTCTGGGCAGAATGGGCATCAAGGAACGGACTGTACATTCCCGTATACCCTGCTCACCACATTCTCTAA